TCAACATTATTTTATTTTTGCAGATAGGCCCGCACCAGACACAAATTCTGGGTCTGTATGTGTTTTTGCTGCTGTTAAGCCCGCTGTTTCTCGCTTTACTGCACTATCGTAAAACCGCCTGGCTGATTGCCGGTTCGGCAGGGGTGTATGGCCTGTATCAGGTGACCTCATTTCGTCTGACCGCCAGCGAGTTTGAGTTCGCGTTTCCGCTGATGGCCTGGCAGTTCATTTATATTCTGGGGATGTGCTGCGGCTGGTACAAAGAGGAACTGTTATCGCTGGCGCGCACCGGCCCCGGCAAAGTAACCGTCGCGTTTATGGTTATCTGCGCACTGATCATGATGTTTATCGCCCAGAACCATACTAACCCCTTTATGCCGCCGGGTCTGCTGCTGCATATCATCCCGCCTGCGGATTTCAACGCGCTCTACCATACCTGGGCTGCCAAAAACGGCCTCGGACCACTGCGTGTGCTGAACGACTTCTGCCTGATGGTGACGGTTTATCTGCTGCTGACCTTTTGCTGGACACCCATTAACAGACTGGTCGGCTGGTTTCTTATTCCGCTTGGCCAGCACTCGCTCTATACCTTTATTTTGCATGTGTATGTAGTGCTGCTGGTAAGCCAGGTGGTGCATTTCGATTTATGGCATCAGGCCTGGTTTGTGAACACACTGGTTCATAGCGTGGCGCTGGGCATTCTCTGGCTGATGGCGAAATATGACGTCGCCGGACGCTGGATCCCCAATTAAGGAACGACAAGGGTATGACGAGGATATATCACTGCGTTGGTCTGGCGACGCTCGCGCTGGCGTCCTGGCCATGTCTTGCTGACCCTTCGCCTGCGACGACGCAGAGCGGGGCGAGCGTGGATAACGAATCTGAGCCGATTCAGGCGGGCGTATTCACGAGCCGCTGGGGACGGCTGTTTTCGGGCAACGACAAAAAATTCTCCGGCGCGCTGAGTTTTAACAGCGGGCTGAAAGAGCAGTACGTCACGATCCCGAACAGTAGCGATACGGCGACGCAAACCAATAAAATTAATCAGACCGTCAACCTGAGCCTGCAATATTCGCCGTGGAGTTATCTCTTCGCCAACGTCACGCTGCGCGCGCCGGTGCGTGATTTAACTCGTTATTCCAGCGATTTTCGCTACAGCTTTGGCTACGACGACTGGCACGCCAATACCTTCAGCCTTGTCTACAGCAACTATGGCGATAACCATATCTGGCCGTCGGGCAACAAGCGTCACACCTATTTTGAACAGGGCGGCGTGACGGCAGCCTATAAATTCTCGCTGCCGAAACCTCTGGAGAAACATCTGCTGATCAATAAAGGCGATTCGATCATCTGCCAGGTGGGCTACACGTGGGTGCCGCGCTATTACGATCTCAACAGTAACGATATTCGCAGCAATAAGAATGTGCTGCTGGGCGGCTGCGGCTATACGCTGAAGCAGCATTTTTTCCTGCGCGCCACCGCATTCTGGTTCCCCGACAGCAGCCAGCAGCAGCCGTGGAACGGCGATTACAGCTACAGCTTTGGCTACGCGGGCTATACGCCGGGCACGTTCTCGATTCAGTACGCCAACTACAGCGGCACGCGGTATCCCGGCCATGCCAGCGGCAACGGCAAGTTCCGCGAGGGCACCGTCAGCCTTATCTGGTATTTACCGCTTTAAGGAGCTTTGATGCCGGACAGACAGCGGGTTTTAATTGTTGATGACTCCACCGTTTACCGGCGGCTGCTCGGCAGCATGCTGGGGAAATGGGGCTATGACGTGCTGGAAGCCGTCAACGGCGTCGCGGCGCTCGACGTGCTGGCCACCCAGCCGGTCAACATGGTGCTGAGCGACTGGGAGATGCCGGTGATGGACGGCCTGACGCTGTGCCAGGAGATCCGCGCGCGCTTCCAGGAACACTACATCTACCTGATTTTGTTAACGGCGCGGGAGAGCGTGGACGACCTGGCGTTAGGGTTCGAGGCGGGCGCGGACGATTTTCTCAGCAAGCCGGTCAATCAGAGCGAACTGCGCGCCAGGCTGCACGCGGGCGAGCGCATACTGGAGCTGGAAGCGACGCTCGCGGCGCGTAACGCGCGGCTTCGCGAGGCGCTCTCGCAAATCGAAAGCGATCTCCAGGCGGCGGCGCAGCTACAGCGCTCGGTACTCCCGGCCCGGCGCATGCAGTATGACAGGTTCTTCGCCGACTGGCTGTTTGTGCCGTCAGCGTATGTCTCCGGCGACATCTTTAATATTTTCCCGCTAGACCGCCACCTCGGTTTTTACTGCGTGGACGTGGCGGGGCACGGCGTGGGCGCGGCGATGATGTCGCTTGCCGTGGCACGCCAGTTTCTGCATGGCCGCGCGGTGGAGCGTTTTCTGTTCGACGGCGACGGCATCACCGCGCCGCATGAGGTTATCCGCATTCTGAACGAACGCTTCTGCCATGACGACACCGAAATCGTCAGCTATTTCACGATGATTTACGGCGTGATCGACACCGAAACCGGAGAGGGCAAGCTCTGCCAGGCCGGACACCCAACGCCGTTTATTACGCACCCGGACGGCTCCATGACCCGTATCGGCAGCGGCGGGGCGCCGGTGGGCTTACTGGAAAGTCTGAGCTGGGAAGATGCCACGTTTACGCTTAAGCCCGGCGACCGTCTGTGCCTCTACAGCGACGGCATTACAGAGTGCGAAAACCCCCAGCAGGAGCAGTTTGGCCATGAGCGGCTGGAGCAGTGGTTACAACGTCACGTTTTCAGCCCGCTTGAAGATATTTTCCCGGCGCTTCATGACAAGCTCGTTGACTGGCGCGCCAGAAAGCAGGGCGATCAGGTGGCAATGGCCGATGACGTTTCACTGTTAATTATTGAAAGAAGCCACGAGGGAGTGCGCGATGAATCTTGAGACTGAACATCTGGACGGCGTGAGCGTGATAACGCCGGTGGCAAGACGGCTTGACGCCTCGGTCGCCGCCGCGTTTCGCCAGGGCGTAAGCGAAGAGATAAACCGCACCACGGGCGGACTGGTTATCGATTTTTCGCGCGTCGATTTTATCGACAGTAGCTGCCTCGGCACGCTGATCGCACTCTTTAAGCAGATGAACGGCAAGGGAGAGATGGCGCTCTGTTCGCTGAACAGCAACATCATGAATATGTTTAAGCTGACCCGCATGGACCGCGTGTTTATCCTCTGCCCGGACCGCGCCGCCGCGCTGGCCCGGCTGCAAAAAGGATAAGCCGGTGAGCGTTATTCTGACGCTTCCCGCGCGCCTCGATGCGCTAGGCCCGCTCGCCGACGCGCTGGCGCAGTTTATGGCGCCGCTACCGGTGGATGACAGCTGGCGTTTCGAATTCGATCTGGCAGTGTGCGAGGCGGCGGCGAACGTGATTCGCCATGCGCTGCAAGAGACGCCTGAGCGCACGTTTACCGTTGAATTTCAGCAGGGTGAAGCCTTTGCGCGAGCTGTTTTCACCGATGACGGCCACGCGATCCCCGACGGCAAACTGGAGGCCGCCCGCGATTGCGCGCAGGACGACGAAGCGGCGCTAATGCGCGAAGGCGGGAGAGGGCTGATGCTGATCGTTGCCTGTGTTGATAACGTGGATTATCGGGCGGGGCAGATAAACCACCTGACGCTCAGCAAGCGGTTTAAAGGTGACGTTGTCACGAATCAGTGCGGTTCATGAACCGTCATGGTAAAGATCAGCGTATCTTGCTGTTCATTGGCGTAACGGTGCGGGGCATCGGTGCGCGCCACGGCGGAGGCACCCGCGCTGACCTGCAACACTTCATCATTGACGCCAAGCGTGAGTACGCCCTGCTCAACGTGTAATAGCTCAGACGTTCCCTGTGGATGGCCCGGCGAGGTGAAGACATCGCCGGGGTGCATCTCCCAGCGCCACAGCTCCACCATATTCGGCCCGCTGGTTCCGGCAAGCAAACGCGCCGTACCGCCATTTTCACCTGTCCACAAAACCGGGATTTGCGTGGCTTCGATCAACCGCGCGGCAGGCTGGCTCGCCACATCCAGCAGATCCGCCACTGATAACCCCAGCGCGGCCGCTACCTTACATAAGATGGCGATACTCGGGTTGGCAGCGGCTTTTTCAAGCTCTACCAGCATGCCCTTACTGACGCCCGCGCGCTGCGAGAGCGCATCCAGCGTCACTTTATGTTCCTTACGCCAGCTTTTCAGCTTTTGCGCCAGGGCGACGCTGAGCGAGTCAACATCGGCACCGGGTTCAGTCATTATATTGACTTTATGGGTCACTGGTCATTACCATGAAATAAAATAGTCATTACGAGATTATCCAATGAAACCATTAACACCGTCAATTGCCCCGGAAATCGCTCGTCTCGCGCCGGGGTTCCGGGCCATCAGCATCAACGTTATTGCCGCGCCGCTGGCTGATGAAAGCGTGGGAAGAAGCGCGCTGGAAGATGCCTGCCGCCACGTGCAGGAGAACGATTTTCCGTGGGCGCAGGCGCATCTTGCCGCCTGGGACGCCGTTTTTCAGGCGTTTGGCGCAAAGCCAAAACGCACGCCGTGTTCCGCCCAGGCGCTGCGTAAACGGGTCGCGCGTGACGGCACGATGGCGTCGCTCGATCCGGTGGTCGATCTCTATAACGCCGTGAGCATTAAATACGCGGTGCCCATTGGCGGGGAAAACCGCGCGGCGTATCAGGGCGAGCCGCGTCTGGTCATCGCCGACGGCAGCGAAGCGTTCGATACCTTTAAAGACGGCGAGCCGGTGAATGAATCCCCGGAGCCTGGCGAACCGGTCTGGCGTGACGACGCGGGCGTGACGTGCCGCCGCTGGAACTGGCGTCAGGGCGTGCGCACGCGGCTCGATTCGCAGGCGCAGGAGATGTGGTTTATTCTGGAGTGCTTACCGGCCATGCCGGACGAGGCCGCCGCCGCCGCCGCGCTTGAACTTGCTGAAGGCCTGGCCGCGATGATGCCGGGCGCGCAAATCACTACAGAAACGGTTCAGCCGGGCTGACCATATAAAGGAAAAAGATGGCCGGAAGACAGATAATGCTGGAACCTTACAATCCGGCCTGGACAGCGCAATTTGCTGAAGAAGAGAAAAGGGTGCGTAAAGCGCTCGGCGACGTTGCGCTGGCCGTTCATCATATTGGCAGTACGTCGGTGCCGGGGCTTGCAGCCAAACCGGTTATCGATATGCTGGTTGAGGTTTTAAGCCTTGATGCGCTTGACGCCTGCAACGCCGCGATGCAAGCGCTGGGCTACACACCGCGCGGCGAGTACGGCATTCCGGGCAGGCGTTACTTTATTAAAGGCGAGGCCGTGCGCACGCATCATCTCCATGCGTTCGTGGCCGCAAGCGACCACGTGACGCGTCACCTGGCGTTTTGTGATTATCTACGCCGCCATGATGATGTCATGCAGGAATATGCGCAGATAAAATTCGCGGCCGCGCGCGACAGCGGTTTTCAGTCGGACGTCTACAGCGAACTGAAAAACGATTTTATCGCGCGGGTTGAACAGCAAGCGCTGGCGCGGAGACAGCAATGACAAACGACAGCCTGGAAGCGCGGGTTTACGCGCATGTTCGCAAGCATGACGGCTTTTATCTGTTCGGCAAACCTGAACTGACCGAACAGACGGATCTTGATTTTGACCTGCAGCTGGACGATGACGAAGCGCTGGCGCTGATGGAGGATTTCTTTACAACGTTTAACGTGGCGCGGGGCAATTTCTCCATTACGACTTACTATCCGCCCGATCCACCGCTGAGCGTTATGTTCAATCCATTTCGTAAACGCGAGATCCCCATTGTGCCGTTTTTTACCATCGGCATGCTTATTGAATCGGCCCGGGCTGGCCGCTGGCTTTATGACTGACGAAGCGTTTAGCCAGTTTCTTTTTCATGATGACCACCATGACGGGAAATCCCGCCGCGCTCAGCGCACTTATGACCAGTAGTCTGTTCAGTTTTTGCGGATTTATTGCGTGCTCAGGAAGTAATAAAGAAGAGAGAAAGAACGCGAGGGTGGTTATCAGATACATCATTGCTGTCTGTAGTGACGAAAAACTGGCTCTTTGATCATTTGCAGGGTAGTGAACCGACACTGCCGAGGCGCAAACCAGTCGGCTATAGGAGGCGCCAAGAAACAGGGTGATAAAGAGAAAAACATTCTTAAACCCCATCGCAGGAATGAGCAAGCTTACCATAAATAACAGCGTTGAAAGGACAGACAGAGCCAGAAAAGATATTCGCGATGTAAGAATCCCTGTTATTTTTGTAAACGCATAACCTGCAATGCCTCCGCTTAAAAATAATAGCGGCAGGAGCGTTTCTTGTGTGTTCATAAATTGAATCAGTAAAGGCGTTAAAATGGGGATAATAAGCATGGGGCTAAATTGCACCAGTGCAGTTGATGATGCAAAAAGTAAGGTTTGACCATCAAAAGAGAGTTTAGGTTTTATGCCTGATGAAACCGCATCGCGGGGAAGAGTAAACGCAATTAGCGGCAAACAAACCAGACATAACACACTGATTAACCATAGCGAAGCCTGCCATCCATAATGGGTACATAAAAACATGACCGCTGGCATACCGACGATGCTTACCATCGAAAATGAGGCAATCACCGTGGCCAGCATTTTCCCGCGTAATGGTGCTGGGGCCGAATTTATTAAAATACTCATGCCCACACCCATTGTTGTGCCACCCACCAGGCCTGCGCAGAATCGTATTACCAGAAGCGTGCCAATATGCGTGCTCACTGTGCATAAACAAGTAAACACTCCAAGCAGCAGCATATTGCGGAATAAAAATCGCTTTTTATTAAATCTCTCCACCCAATAAAACGCCGCTACGCCAGAAATAACGGCCCCCAATGTATAAATACCCGATACATAACCAGAAAACGATACAGGCACCGCAAATTCGTCCGCCATAAAAGTAAAAACGGGCGTGAACGCCATATATTCCAGCGCATTGGCGAACTGTATAAAAGCGATAACAAGAGCTATCCGCATAACGGATTTATCATTAACGATCTGTGTTTCCAGTGGCATAACAAACAACCTGTTGATAAACGAAAACTGAGTTTA
The genomic region above belongs to Cronobacter malonaticus LMG 23826 and contains:
- the opgC gene encoding OpgC domain-containing protein, coding for MTDTASVASTRDMPRARVSWRYVAADRRDLRIDLMRGIALVMMVVAHTEVMSIFNILTWERFGLTTGAEGFVILAGFMLGMLNRQRLQKAVLLTVGWTLWRRAWKIYLVNIIIILSVLLISKIPFINTFEITHFVDRYSGNSWSLFPTTPQIKETWFNIILFLQIGPHQTQILGLYVFLLLLSPLFLALLHYRKTAWLIAGSAGVYGLYQVTSFRLTASEFEFAFPLMAWQFIYILGMCCGWYKEELLSLARTGPGKVTVAFMVICALIMMFIAQNHTNPFMPPGLLLHIIPPADFNALYHTWAAKNGLGPLRVLNDFCLMVTVYLLLTFCWTPINRLVGWFLIPLGQHSLYTFILHVYVVLLVSQVVHFDLWHQAWFVNTLVHSVALGILWLMAKYDVAGRWIPN
- a CDS encoding PP2C family protein-serine/threonine phosphatase is translated as MPDRQRVLIVDDSTVYRRLLGSMLGKWGYDVLEAVNGVAALDVLATQPVNMVLSDWEMPVMDGLTLCQEIRARFQEHYIYLILLTARESVDDLALGFEAGADDFLSKPVNQSELRARLHAGERILELEATLAARNARLREALSQIESDLQAAAQLQRSVLPARRMQYDRFFADWLFVPSAYVSGDIFNIFPLDRHLGFYCVDVAGHGVGAAMMSLAVARQFLHGRAVERFLFDGDGITAPHEVIRILNERFCHDDTEIVSYFTMIYGVIDTETGEGKLCQAGHPTPFITHPDGSMTRIGSGGAPVGLLESLSWEDATFTLKPGDRLCLYSDGITECENPQQEQFGHERLEQWLQRHVFSPLEDIFPALHDKLVDWRARKQGDQVAMADDVSLLIIERSHEGVRDES
- a CDS encoding STAS domain-containing protein, translated to MNLETEHLDGVSVITPVARRLDASVAAAFRQGVSEEINRTTGGLVIDFSRVDFIDSSCLGTLIALFKQMNGKGEMALCSLNSNIMNMFKLTRMDRVFILCPDRAAALARLQKG
- a CDS encoding ATP-binding protein, translated to MSVILTLPARLDALGPLADALAQFMAPLPVDDSWRFEFDLAVCEAAANVIRHALQETPERTFTVEFQQGEAFARAVFTDDGHAIPDGKLEAARDCAQDDEAALMREGGRGLMLIVACVDNVDYRAGQINHLTLSKRFKGDVVTNQCGS
- a CDS encoding helix-turn-helix domain-containing protein, which gives rise to MTHKVNIMTEPGADVDSLSVALAQKLKSWRKEHKVTLDALSQRAGVSKGMLVELEKAAANPSIAILCKVAAALGLSVADLLDVASQPAARLIEATQIPVLWTGENGGTARLLAGTSGPNMVELWRWEMHPGDVFTSPGHPQGTSELLHVEQGVLTLGVNDEVLQVSAGASAVARTDAPHRYANEQQDTLIFTMTVHEPH
- a CDS encoding B3/4 domain-containing protein, with amino-acid sequence MKPLTPSIAPEIARLAPGFRAISINVIAAPLADESVGRSALEDACRHVQENDFPWAQAHLAAWDAVFQAFGAKPKRTPCSAQALRKRVARDGTMASLDPVVDLYNAVSIKYAVPIGGENRAAYQGEPRLVIADGSEAFDTFKDGEPVNESPEPGEPVWRDDAGVTCRRWNWRQGVRTRLDSQAQEMWFILECLPAMPDEAAAAAALELAEGLAAMMPGAQITTETVQPG
- a CDS encoding GrpB family protein; amino-acid sequence: MAGRQIMLEPYNPAWTAQFAEEEKRVRKALGDVALAVHHIGSTSVPGLAAKPVIDMLVEVLSLDALDACNAAMQALGYTPRGEYGIPGRRYFIKGEAVRTHHLHAFVAASDHVTRHLAFCDYLRRHDDVMQEYAQIKFAAARDSGFQSDVYSELKNDFIARVEQQALARRQQ
- a CDS encoding DUF1493 family protein; this encodes MTNDSLEARVYAHVRKHDGFYLFGKPELTEQTDLDFDLQLDDDEALALMEDFFTTFNVARGNFSITTYYPPDPPLSVMFNPFRKREIPIVPFFTIGMLIESARAGRWLYD
- a CDS encoding MFS transporter — encoded protein: MPLETQIVNDKSVMRIALVIAFIQFANALEYMAFTPVFTFMADEFAVPVSFSGYVSGIYTLGAVISGVAAFYWVERFNKKRFLFRNMLLLGVFTCLCTVSTHIGTLLVIRFCAGLVGGTTMGVGMSILINSAPAPLRGKMLATVIASFSMVSIVGMPAVMFLCTHYGWQASLWLISVLCLVCLPLIAFTLPRDAVSSGIKPKLSFDGQTLLFASSTALVQFSPMLIIPILTPLLIQFMNTQETLLPLLFLSGGIAGYAFTKITGILTSRISFLALSVLSTLLFMVSLLIPAMGFKNVFLFITLFLGASYSRLVCASAVSVHYPANDQRASFSSLQTAMMYLITTLAFFLSSLLLPEHAINPQKLNRLLVISALSAAGFPVMVVIMKKKLAKRFVSHKASGQPGPIQ